The proteins below are encoded in one region of Xenopus laevis strain J_2021 chromosome 8L, Xenopus_laevis_v10.1, whole genome shotgun sequence:
- the plp1.L gene encoding myelin proteolipid protein A isoform X1, with protein MGWHDGCIRCMVGVPFASVIATVLCFAGVALFCGCGHEALSGTEKLIETYFSKNYQEYEYLIHVINAFQYVIYGIAIFFFLFGILLLAEGFYTTTAIKHILGEFKPPAIKGGLISTVTGGTPKGRSTRGRQPVHTIELICRCLGKWLGHPDKFVGVTYIITILWILIFACSAVPVYIYFNTWVTCQSIAFPGKTTTSVSTLCSDARMYGVLPWNAFPGKVCGTSLLAICKTSEFQMTFHLFIAAFVGAAATLVALIHALMCLSANRVYQQRVLETGKSQETPQAESSELTEILPEPPQRSAENLV; from the exons GTTGGCATGATGGCTGCATACGCTGCATGGTTGGGGTACCATTTGCTTCAGTCATTGCCACAGTCCTGTGTTTTGCTGGAGTGGCCCTATTCTGCGGCTGTGGGCATGAGGCTTTGAGTGGAACAGAGAAGTTGATTGAGACATATTTTTCCAAAAACTACCAGGAATATGAATACCTCATTCACGT GATTAATGCCTTTCAGTATGTTATCTATGGaattgccattttcttctttctATTTGGGATCCTACTTTTGGCTGAGGGATTCTACACCACAACTGCCATCAAGCACATCCTAGGAGAGTTCAAACCCCCAGCTATAAAGGGTGGGCTCATCTCTACAGTGACTGGAGGAACACCTAAAGGAAGAAGCACCAGGGGAAGGCAGCCAGTCCATACCATAGAGCTCATCTGTCGCTGCTTGGGAAAGTGGCTCGGACACCCTGATAAG TTTGTCGGTGTCACTTATATTATCACTATTTTGTGGATCCTGATCTTTGCCTGCTCTGCTGTTCCTGTCTACATTTACTTCAACACCTGGGTCACCTGCCAGTCCATCGCCTTCCCAGGGAAAACCACAACCAGCGTCAGTACCCTGTGTTCAGATGCTCGCATGTATG GTGTTCTGCCATGGAATGCCTTCCCAGGGAAAGTGTGCGGGACCAGCCTGCTTGCCATCTGCAAGACCAGTGAG TTCCAGATGACATTTCACCTTTTTATTGCGGCATTTGTGGGTGCAGCTGCAACACTTGTGGCCCTG ATACACGCTCTCATGTGTCTGTCGGCCAACAGGGTGTATCAACAGCGAGTCCTAGAGACGGGGAAAAGCCAGGAGACACCACAGGCTGAgagctcagagctcactgagatTCTGCCAGAGCCCCCCCAAAGGAGCGCAGAGAACCTGGTGTAA
- the plp1.L gene encoding myelin proteolipid protein A yields the protein MGWHDGCIRCMVGVPFASVIATVLCFAGVALFCGCGHEALSGTEKLIETYFSKNYQEYEYLIHVINAFQYVIYGIAIFFFLFGILLLAEGFYTTTAIKHILGEFKPPAIKGGLISTVTGGTPKGRSTRGRQPVHTIELICRCLGKWLGHPDKFVGVTYIITILWILIFACSAVPVYIYFNTWVTCQSIAFPGKTTTSVSTLCSDARMYGVLPWNAFPGKVCGTSLLAICKTSEFQMTFHLFIAAFVGAAATLVALLTYMVGASFNYAVLRVTGRSDRSKF from the exons GTTGGCATGATGGCTGCATACGCTGCATGGTTGGGGTACCATTTGCTTCAGTCATTGCCACAGTCCTGTGTTTTGCTGGAGTGGCCCTATTCTGCGGCTGTGGGCATGAGGCTTTGAGTGGAACAGAGAAGTTGATTGAGACATATTTTTCCAAAAACTACCAGGAATATGAATACCTCATTCACGT GATTAATGCCTTTCAGTATGTTATCTATGGaattgccattttcttctttctATTTGGGATCCTACTTTTGGCTGAGGGATTCTACACCACAACTGCCATCAAGCACATCCTAGGAGAGTTCAAACCCCCAGCTATAAAGGGTGGGCTCATCTCTACAGTGACTGGAGGAACACCTAAAGGAAGAAGCACCAGGGGAAGGCAGCCAGTCCATACCATAGAGCTCATCTGTCGCTGCTTGGGAAAGTGGCTCGGACACCCTGATAAG TTTGTCGGTGTCACTTATATTATCACTATTTTGTGGATCCTGATCTTTGCCTGCTCTGCTGTTCCTGTCTACATTTACTTCAACACCTGGGTCACCTGCCAGTCCATCGCCTTCCCAGGGAAAACCACAACCAGCGTCAGTACCCTGTGTTCAGATGCTCGCATGTATG GTGTTCTGCCATGGAATGCCTTCCCAGGGAAAGTGTGCGGGACCAGCCTGCTTGCCATCTGCAAGACCAGTGAG TTCCAGATGACATTTCACCTTTTTATTGCGGCATTTGTGGGTGCAGCTGCAACACTTGTGGCCCTG CTCACTTATATGGTAGGCGCATCATTCAACTATGCTGTGCTTCGAGTTACTGGCCGGAGCGATCGCTCAAAGTTTTAG